In Pseudomonadota bacterium, the sequence GGGAACAGCAGCCACGTAGTCGCAGGCGCGCATCTCCAAGAGCCTTTCGGTCACGAATCCGGCGCGCTGCAATGCCTCGCGCAGAGAAGACGTGGTGTGCCGATGGCTGGGGAGCGTGTAGCAGACGCCCTCACTCTCGAAGTGCGCTCCCGTCCCGGCATCGTACAGATCAGCGTGCAGCTCCGCAAGGAAGAGCCATCCACCGGGGCGCACCCCCTGTGCAGCACGGTCGAGCACGACACGAGGGTCTTCGAAGTGCTCGAGAACAAGCGTGACGCACACCCCATCGGCCGGCAGCCGCCCACGCACCTCGGGGCGCGTGGGCCAGGGCCCACCGAGCGCATCTGCCACCAGCAGCACGCGATCTTCAAATCGCTTCAGACGCGTTCGTGCGCGCTCGAGCATTCCCGTCGAACCGTCGATGCCGAGGCCAAACGCTGCGTCTCGTTCGAGCACCCGCTGCAGCAGCCGCCCGGTGCCGCACCCCAGGTCGAGCACAGTGCCATCGGTCAGCGGTGGAGCAATCGTGTCAAACGCGATGGAGGTGAGGGCCACCATCGGATTCTCGAACACATCATAGGCGTCGCTCCAGCGATCATAGCCGCGCTGCACGTCTATCGGAACGCGTGGATGCTTCACTTCGGCAGCAGTCTCGCGCTCGTGCATCGTGCCTCTCACCCTCTCAGCGCTACGCGACCGACTGATGAGAGCGTGGCAGAAAGCCGTCTCGCTCCTCCGCAGGGACTTCTCTGCGCGCATCTCTCTTCCTACACGCCTCGCGCCGAGCCGCGAGACGCGCGCACCAGGCCCCGCGGCGCGAGCGATTCTGCGCGCTGAAATTCGCAAGCGCAGGTCGAGAGCGCGACAATGTGGGGAGCAGCCCCAGAAGCTGACACCCTCCCAGCGCCATGTCCTTGACGCCACACAGCAGCGCGCGCCGCAGGTGCCACAAGGCCTGCCTCGGCGCCCCTTCATGCAGGCTGTCGCCCGCGTGGCGGAGGTCACGACCCAGGTTGAGCCGATGCGAGAATCGCTGGCCGAGGAGCGCGACGCGGTGGCGCTCGGCGTCACCCCGAACCAACGTGATGAGCTGCCTGCGCACGTCGCGCAGCCCGCGCCACATGATCGCCGCGTCGTTTGACACGTTCGCGTCGTGGTCACGCTTTCGCGCGACCGGCGCCGACGTGAAAGCCAGGGGGCCACACAATGTCACCCGAAAGAGGAACGACCAGTCCTCGAAATGGTGAAGATCAGCGTCGAAGCCTCCGACCTGCTCGACCATCGCGCGACGAAACAGGGCCGAGCTGAGCCCGACACAGTCCTGCAGCGCCAGCACCGAAAACTCGGTAGCACGCTCCAGCGGCCAGACGCGTGCTCGCCATCCGTCGACGCCCACGCGGCGCATCTGCAGATCGTGCAGCCCTGTCTCTCCCAGCGACCTCCCGTCTGCGTCGAAGGCGCAGGTATAGCCGTGAACCCCCACCACATCCGGACGGGCGACGAGCACGTCGGTCAAGATACGAAGCGCATCCGGCTCCCAGAGTTCATCGGGGTCGAGAAAGGCAACGCCCACGCAAGCGGCGTCGAGCGCGTACAGACCGCGATTGCGCGCCGCCGATACGCCGCGCGATCTTCATGGCGTCCTCCGACGGTCGATCTGCCACACATGCGGCGCCGTGCGAAGATGATTGCGCCACGCGCGCCCCTTCAAGCGCCGCTGGGGTCGCCCCGCGCGCCCGGCACGACGTTTACACATTCGTTATCGCGGAAATAGCCGCATGGTCGAAGAGGACGATGACGCTTGCACGCATCCCCTCATCGCGGTGGGAGGCTGTCCCTCAAACACGGCTGCGTGCGCGCTCCAAGCGCGTCTCGCTCCCCCCAGTCTGGAGATGCTGAACATGTCACACACCTCCGATCTGCAGCCCGCCGAACCCAGCGCAGACCCCAGGACAGAGCCGCTTCCCTGGCCTTTGGCCGAGGATGCCAGCAACGTCGACCTTCGACGCTTCAACGAAACCGAACAGTGCCTGGAGCACGATGCCGTGGCGGCCGTGCTCGAGGCCCAGGCAGCGAAAACCCCCGACGCCACAGCGCTCGTCTTTCAGGGGGAATCGCTGACCTATGCCGCGCTGCATGCACGTGGGAACCAGACGGCGCGCTACCTGCGCGATCAAGGGGTGGGTGCGGATGTGATCGTGGGCGTCTCGATGCGCCGCTCGGTGGAGATGGTCGTGACGCTCCTCGGAATCGTGAAGGCGGGGGGCGCCTTCCTCCCCCTCGACCCGACCTGGCCCGCGGAGCGCCTCACACGCATGATCGACGACGCCGGCTGCAGGCTCGTCGTGTGCGACACAGACCCAAGTCCCGCCAGGCTGAGCCTCGAGGAGATGCGCGCGAGCGTACTGGCACAGGCCACCGTCGCACTGCCCCCACAGGCAGGGCCACACGATCTGGCCTACTGCATCTACACCTCGGGATCAACGGGAGCACCAAAGTGCGCCACGGTGGAGCAGCGGGGAATGGTCAACATGCTCGAAGACGCCCGCCGCGCTCCGGGCTTCTCAGCCTGTCGGTGGCTGGCCACGACGACCTTGAGCTTCGACTTCTCGGTGATGGAGATCTTCATTCCCCTGGCGTGCGGCGGAACCGTGGTGCTCGTGCCCGACGACCTGGTCGGCGACGGCCCCGCGCTGCTGCGCCACATCGAGCAGCACGCGGTCAACGTTCTGTCATGGCCCCCCGCGCTCTGGCCCGTGCTGCTCGAGGCCGGCTGGAAAGGCGCGCCGCACATGAAGCTGCTGAGCGGCGGCGAGCGCCTCTCGCCCGCCATGGCGTCAGCGCTGCTCGCCCGCGGTGAGGTCTACAACTACTACGGCCCGTGCGAAACCGCGGTCTACTGCGCCTGGGGACGCGTCTCGTCAGCCGAGGAGGCGCCCATTGTGGGGCGTCCGGCGTCAAACGCGCGCATCTACATCGTCGACGAGCAGATGAGACCGGTACCCATCGGAACCGAAGGAGAGCTCTGCATCGGCGGCATGGGCGTCGGACGAGGCTATCTCCACCGTCCAGATCTCACCGCCGAGCGCTTCCTGCCCGACCCGTTCGCTACGGGAGCGCGCATGTTCCGCACGGGCGATCGCGCGCGCTGGCGACGTGACGGACGCATCGAGGTTCTCGGCCGCCTCGACGATCAGGTCAAGCTCGACGGGGCTCGCATCGAGCCCGGTGAGATCGAGGCCACGCTGCTCGCGCACGCATCGGTGCGTGAAGCGGTGGCTGCCGTGCGCGATGATGGCCCCCGCGGCCCGTGGCTGGTGGCCTGGGTCGTCGCCGCGTCGAGCGCGTCACCCGAACCGGCAGCGCTGCGTGGGTGGCTGCGCGAGCGCCTGCCGCCCCATCTGGTGCCTTCAGCCATCGCTGTCATGCAGACCTTTCCCTTGTTGCGCTCGGGAAAGATCGACCGACAGGCCCTGCCCTCGCCGTCACCGACCCCGCCCCACGACGCCACCCCCCCGCGAACTCCCCTCGAGGAGACGCTGGCCACCATCTTCGCCGATGTCCTCGAACGTTCACATGTGGGCGTGAACGATGACTTCTTCGCCCTGGGCGGAACGTCGCTGCTGGCCATGCGCGCCATGGCGAGGGTGCGCGAGGCCCTCGGCGTGCGTGGCTCGATACGCGCCATCTTCGACACCCCGACGGTGGCTTCGCTGGCCCTTGCCCTCCTGCCCGCGACACAAACCCCTCGCCCCCCCGCGGCCGCAACCGACGGCAAGGATGCGGCACTGCCATCATTCGAGCAGGAGCAGATCTGGCTGGCCGAGCAGGCACTCTCGGGAACCGCCGCGTACAACGAGGCGCACGGCCTTGTGCTCGACGGCCCGCTCGAGCAGGCGCGGCTGCAGCAGGCCCTCGATTCGCTGGTGGCGCGTCACGCGGCTCTGCGCACAACGTTCATCGTCATCGACGGTACGCTCACCACCGTGACCGCCGCCCCCGCGCGCATCGTGCTCGAGACCGAAGAGATCTCATCGGAGACCGAGGCGCAGCGCGTCGCGGCCGTCGAGGCGCAACGCCCCTTCGATCTGGCAGCCGGCCCGCTGCTCCGCGCGCGGCTGATACGCTTGGGGGAACAGCGGCACCTGCTGCTGCTGGTGATGCACCACATCGTGTGCGACGGCTGGTCGATGGACGTCATCTGGCGCGACCTCGACGCCCTCTACGCGCAGCGCCCCCTCGAACCGCTGCCGCTGCAGTACGGCGCGTGGGCAGCCGAAAGACGCGAGACCCTGAACCGCGAAACCATCGATCCGCTGCTGGCACACTGGAAGACCGCCCTCGGTGACCTCCCCGAGGCCCTCGAGCTGCCCACCGACCGACGTCGCCCGCCTCACGCCAGCATCGCCGCCGCGGTGACGCAGCGCCGCCTTCCACCCGCACTGGTCGCAGACATC encodes:
- a CDS encoding class I SAM-dependent methyltransferase — encoded protein: MKGRRGRPCGTCGARCCVASRTWRWEGVSFWGCSPHCRALDLRLRISARRIARAAGPGARVSRLGARRVGREMRAEKSLRRSETAFCHALISRSRSAERVRGTMHERETAAEVKHPRVPIDVQRGYDRWSDAYDVFENPMVALTSIAFDTIAPPLTDGTVLDLGCGTGRLLQRVLERDAAFGLGIDGSTGMLERARTRLKRFEDRVLLVADALGGPWPTRPEVRGRLPADGVCVTLVLEHFEDPRVVLDRAAQGVRPGGWLFLAELHADLYDAGTGAHFESEGVCYTLPSHRHTTSSLREALQRAGFVTERLLEMRACDYVAAVPKLARHGTRNALCAILARRVVRVELSSNLR
- a CDS encoding amino acid adenylation domain-containing protein, whose translation is MVEEDDDACTHPLIAVGGCPSNTAACALQARLAPPSLEMLNMSHTSDLQPAEPSADPRTEPLPWPLAEDASNVDLRRFNETEQCLEHDAVAAVLEAQAAKTPDATALVFQGESLTYAALHARGNQTARYLRDQGVGADVIVGVSMRRSVEMVVTLLGIVKAGGAFLPLDPTWPAERLTRMIDDAGCRLVVCDTDPSPARLSLEEMRASVLAQATVALPPQAGPHDLAYCIYTSGSTGAPKCATVEQRGMVNMLEDARRAPGFSACRWLATTTLSFDFSVMEIFIPLACGGTVVLVPDDLVGDGPALLRHIEQHAVNVLSWPPALWPVLLEAGWKGAPHMKLLSGGERLSPAMASALLARGEVYNYYGPCETAVYCAWGRVSSAEEAPIVGRPASNARIYIVDEQMRPVPIGTEGELCIGGMGVGRGYLHRPDLTAERFLPDPFATGARMFRTGDRARWRRDGRIEVLGRLDDQVKLDGARIEPGEIEATLLAHASVREAVAAVRDDGPRGPWLVAWVVAASSASPEPAALRGWLRERLPPHLVPSAIAVMQTFPLLRSGKIDRQALPSPSPTPPHDATPPRTPLEETLATIFADVLERSHVGVNDDFFALGGTSLLAMRAMARVREALGVRGSIRAIFDTPTVASLALALLPATQTPRPPAAATDGKDAALPSFEQEQIWLAEQALSGTAAYNEAHGLVLDGPLEQARLQQALDSLVARHAALRTTFIVIDGTLTTVTAAPARIVLETEEISSETEAQRVAAVEAQRPFDLAAGPLLRARLIRLGEQRHLLLLVMHHIVCDGWSMDVIWRDLDALYAQRPLEPLPLQYGAWAAERRETLNRETIDPLLAHWKTALGDLPEALELPTDRRRPPHASIAAAVTQRRLPPALVADIDALARAHGCSRFITMLAAFQVLLHRWCDADEFVVGTPFAGRDRVETEPLVGYFVNTLALRADCTQDPRFDRLLEQTRATVLDAFSNADLPFPLLVEHLQPQRAVGRSPIFDVMFAVHAATRGSRLGDLRARPFSVPNGCVKLDLDLSVITSDEGTDCVIEYRADLFDDASMTGLLACYETLLASIIATPSRRIGQLALTTAEERRQVLEAFNPSRPQAPPPPLHHLFEQAARRTPNAVAVSHEDKRLTYAELEAQADTICRRLQRLGVTTESHVGLHLPRSIDQIAAMLGVLKAGAAYVPLDPAWPAERTTWIIDDALIDLVISRQTLDSRVRVIDPNGPDDEGTDSAHISSADGAAAAYLIYTSGSTGAPKGVVVEHGSAARYAREAAQRLGLSTGDRLLQFASASFDASIEEIFATLTSGATLVLRTDEMLSTMAVFLERCNELAISVLCLPTAFWHDLTWAMRNERLSLPPALRAVIIGGERAMP